From one Rosa rugosa chromosome 4, drRosRugo1.1, whole genome shotgun sequence genomic stretch:
- the LOC133744852 gene encoding uncharacterized mitochondrial protein AtMg00810-like has protein sequence MKDLGNLHYFLGIEVQRSAAGLSLTQSKYALDLLRHTDMLDAKPYATPAVSGKRLSINDGDALSDPTAFRSVVGALQYLTITRPDIAFAVNQVCQFLHKPTTTHWVAVKRILRYIKKTHNHGLFYRPGSFNINAFSDADYAGDPDDRISTGGSCIYLGPNLISWSSKKQGGVSRSSTESEYRQLAYTAATISWFLHLFKDLKLHLSCPTLWCDNISALSLASNPVFHTRTPHVEVDYHYVREKVVRQELTVHYLCTTNMIADLFTKGLPSARFSSLVLKLPVRARPVSLRGGDNSMEIDNCKSPIKD, from the coding sequence ATGAAAGATCTCGGCAATCTTCAttattttttgggtattgaagttCAACGTTCTGCTGCTGGTCTCTCCCTCACTCAATCTAAATATGCTCTGGATCTATTACGCCACACAGATATGCTTGATGCCAAACCCTATGCCACTCCAGCTGTAAGTGGTAAACGTTTAAGCATTAATGATGGTGATGCCTTATCTGATCCTACTGCTTTTCGAAGTGTTGTAGGCGCCCTTCAATACCTCACCATCACACGTCCGGATATTGCCTTTGCTGTTAATCAAGTTTGTCAATTTTTACATAAGCCTACTACCACACATTGGGTTGCAGTGAAACGTATTCTACGGTACATCAAGAAAACTCACAATCATGGTCTCTTTTATAGGCCTGGTTCTTTCAATATAAATGCTTTCTCTGATGCGGATTATGCTGGCGATCCAGATGACCGAATCTCCACTGGTGGCTCTTGCATCTATTTGGGTCCTAATCTCATATCTTGGTCTTCTAAGAAACAAGGAGGTGTCTCTCGGTCAAGCACAGAATCTGAATATCGTCAGCTTGCTTATACAGCAGCAACCATTTCATGGTTCCTCCATCTCTTCAAAGATCTCAAATTGCATCTCTCTTGTCCCACTTTATGGTGCGACAATATCAGTGCTCTTTCTCTAGCATCTAATCCAGTCTTTCACACACGGACACCCCATGTGGAGGTCGATTATCACTATGTCCGTGAAAAGGTGGTTCGACAAGAGCTTACAGTTCACTATCTCTGCACAACTAATATGATTGCAGATCTATTTACAAAAGGTTTGCCATCTGCTAGATTCTCTTCCCTAGTACTCAAGCTTCCTGTTCGTGCACGCCCCGTCAGCTTGCGGGGAGGTGATAACTCAATGGAAATTGATAACTGCAAATCACCTATTAAAGATTGA
- the LOC133741862 gene encoding AT-hook motif nuclear-localized protein 26 yields the protein MDTHSLPPPFHTRDFQLHHQQQHQHQHHQFHHQQQNSEDEQTGSSGLNKGTKRERDIDSNNDSGNGGEGSKELNITVSGDGSEMTRRPRGRPAGSKNKPKPPIIITRDSANALRTHVMEIADGCDIVESVATFARRRQRGVCIMSGTGTVTNVTLRQPASPGSVVTLHGRFEILSLAGSFLPPPAPPAATGLTIYLAGGQGQVVGGSVVGTLLASGPVVIMAASFSNAAYERLPLEEDEGAMPMPGGSMGSPTAVGQQQHQQQQQQQQLLAEAANTNAPLFHGLPPNLLNSMQLPAEAAYWATGRPPF from the coding sequence ATGGACACCCATTCTCTTCCCCCTCCTTTCCACACTAGAGATTTCCAACTCCATCACCAGCAGCAGCATCAGCACCAGCACCACCAGTTCCATCACCAGCAGCAGAACTCCGAAGACGAGCAAACCGGAAGCAGCGGCCTGAACAAGGGAACCAAAAGAGAGCGAGATATCGACAGCAACAACGACAGTGGAAATGGTGGTGAAGGCAGCAAAGAGCTGAACATCACTGTTTCCGGGGATGGATCGGAAATGACAAGAAGACCTAGAGGCAGGCCCGCCGGATCCAAAAACAAGCCGAAGCCGCCCATCATCATTACTCGAGATAGTGCTAATGCTCTCCGCACCCATGTCATGGAAATCGCCGATGGGTGCGATATAGTGGAGAGTGTTGCCACCTTTGCTCGCAGGCGCCAGAGAGGCGTCTGCATTATGAGCGGCACAGGGACGGTTACCAACGTGACCCTCAGGCAACCAGCGTCCCCGGGCTCGGTCGTGACTTTACACGGCCGATTTGAGATCTTGTCACTAGCTGGGTCCTTCCTACCACCTCCAGCCCCACCTGCCGCGACTGGGTTGACCATTTATCTGGCAGGCGGGCAAGGACAGGTGGTAGGAGGGAGTGTTGTTGGGACTCTTTTGGCTTCGGGTCCGGTGGTGATCATGGCTGCCTCGTTTAGCAACGCCGCCTACGAGCGGCTTCCACTGGAGGAGGACGAGGGTGCGATGCCAATGCCGGGAGGGAGTATGGGGTCTCCAACCGCGGTTGGTCAACAGCAGCACCAGCAGCAACAGCAGCAACAACAGCTTTTGGCCGAAGCTGCTAATACGAATGCGCCTCTTTTTCATGGGTTACCTCCCAATCTCCTAAACTCCATGCAATTGCCGGCTGAAGCGGCATACTGGGCTACTGGCCGCCCTCCATTCTAA